The Arachis hypogaea cultivar Tifrunner chromosome 16, arahy.Tifrunner.gnm2.J5K5, whole genome shotgun sequence genome contains a region encoding:
- the LOC112758575 gene encoding protein LATE ELONGATED HYPOCOTYL isoform X1, giving the protein MDAYSSGEEVVVKTRKPYTITKQRERWTEEEHNRFLEALKLYGRAWQRIEEHIGTKTAVQIRSHAQKFFSKLEKEALVKGVPLGQAIDIDIPPPRPKRKPSNPYPRKTNVGTPTSHSGAKYGKLLISVASSHCKQTLDLEKEPLPEKHNEDERPTYANENKSEGCSKVFTVLEEAPSSSPSSADKNLIPMSVPMQNSCALREYIPLVKDVIAEDEGNKSFVTVELENQKLGIDDGKCTQTNGICKASKMDIYCASKAKMVHTEKADGIQGSQNYPRHVTVHVIDGNHGTATQNPSHDTLFRDSVIPQGGVNGQPNLFTNPAASNTSGSQNDTARSSIHQTFPPCPPFMQHNQEDYQSFLHMSSTFSSLIVSTLMQNPAAHAAASFAAMIWPCASAETPANSHSCSQGSFPSSHIGSPPSVAAIAAATVAAATAWWAAHGLLPLCAPLHTAFACPPSSATAAPLINTGEASPKTEQGNVAPENPLQDQTADPEYSEALHAQDSSSKSPAVSSSEYEEIGDAQLNASTKATTDHGKNQEVSEHLDPDKVNGSKQVDRSSCGSNSASSSEETDALEKEEKEKEESKTHDANHVDTEPINRRCRSISYLTDSWKEVSEEGRLAFQALFSREVLPQSFSPPHDLINKDHQMGNIKHDKQQVECKDEEDLDSKKCSSQCEGVQKNLQFEENKKDEEGLLAIGLQQGKLKTRRTGFKPYKRCSVDAKETRIGMACNHSEEKGPKRIRLEGEAST; this is encoded by the exons ACAAGAAAACCATATACAATTACGAAGCAAAGAGAACGATGGACAGAGGAGGAGCATAATCGGTTCCTAGAAGCCCTAAAGCTATATGGGCGAGCATGGCAGCGGATAGAAG AGCATATAGGAACAAAGACTGCTGTGCAAATCAGGAGCCATGCACAGAAATTCTTTTCAAAG TTGGAGAAAGAGGCCCTTGTAAAGGGTGTTCCGTTAGGACAGGCTATTGATATAGACATCCCACCACCAAGGCCCAAAAGAAAACCAAGCAATCCTTATCCCCGTAAGACCAATGTTGGCACCCCAACCTCACATAGTGGAGCAAAATATGGAAAGCTTCTCATTTCAGTTGCATCTTCACATTGTAAACAAACTCTGGACTTGGAGAAAGAACCTCTACCAgag AAGCATAATGAAGATGAAAGGCCAACTTATGCAAACGAGAATAAGAGTGAAGGCTGCTCAAAAGTGTTTACTGTTCTTGAGGAGGCACCCAGTTCGTCCCCATCTTCAGCAGACAAGAATTTAATACCAATGTCAGTGCCAATGCAAAATTCATGTGCCTTGAGGGAGTATATACCTTTAGTGAAAGATGTAATAGCTGAAGATGAAGGAAATAAATCTTTTGTTACTGTTGAACTTGAAAATCAGAAGTTGGGGATAGATGATGGTAAGTGCACGCAAACCAATGGCATTTGTAAAGCCTCTAAGATGGACATTTATTGTGCTTCTAAAGCCAAAATGGTTCATACTGAGAAAGCAGATGGAATTCAAGGCAGTCAGAATTACCCAAGGCATGTCACTGTGCACGTCATTGATGGGAATCATGGAACTGCTACACAAAATCCATCCCATGATACATTGTTTCGAGACTCCGTAATTCCGCAAGGAGGGGTTAATGGGCAACCCAATCTTTTTACCAATCCAGCTGCATCAAACACAAGTGGAAGTCAAAATGACACAGCACGATCCTCTATTCATCAAACATTTCCCCCATGTCCTCCTTTCATGCAGCATAATCAGGAAGATTACCAATCATTTCTTCACATGTCATCCACATTTTCAAGTCTTATTGTTTCCACATTGATGCAAAACCCTGCCGCCCATGCTGCAGCAAGTTTTGCTGCAATGATTTGGCCCTGTGCAAGTGCAGAAACACCAGCAAATTCTCATTCGTGCTCTCAAGGAAGCTTTCCATCTAGCCATATTGGCTCTCCTCCAAGTGTGGCAGCTATAGCAGCTGCGACTGTAGCTGCTGCAACTGCGTGGTGGGCTGCCCATGGGCTGCTTCCTTTGTGTGCCCCACTTCATACTGCTTTTGCCTGTCCACCTTCATCAGCAACTGCAGCTCCCTTGATCAATACTGGCGAGGCATCACCCAAGACAGAGCAAGGAAAcgttgctccagaaaatcctctGCAAGATCAGACAGCTGATCCAGAATATTcagaagctcttcatgctcaaGATTCATCTTCTAAGTCACCAGCTGTTTCTTCATCCGAATATGAAGAGATTGGAGATGCCCAATTAAACGCTTCAACCAAGGCTACTACTGATCATGGGAAGAACCAAGAAGTTTCTGAACACCTTGACCCTGACAAAGTGAATGGCAGCAAACAAGTTGACCGCTCCTCATGTGGTTCCAACTCAGCCTCTAGCAGTGAAGAAACAGATGCACTagagaaggaagaaaaagaaaaggaagagtccAAAACACATGATGCAAACCATGTAGATACTGAGCCAATTAATCGTCGTTGTAGAAGCATTAGCTACCTTACGGATTCTTGGAAGGAGGTCTCCGAAGAG GGACGGCTGGCCTTCCAGGCTCTATTCTCCAGAGAAGTGTTACCCCAAAGTTTTTCACCTCCGCATGATTTGATAAACAAGGATCATCAGATGGGCAATATCAAACATGACAAGCAGCAGGTTGAGTGCAAAGATGAAGAGGATCTTGACAGTAAGAAATGCAGTTCTCAGTGTGAAGGGGTGCAAAAAAACCTGCAAtttgaagaaaataagaaagacgAGGAGGGACTGCTGGCCATAGGTCTTCAACAAGGTAAGCTCAAGACTCGTCGAACAGGGTTTAAACCTTACAAAAGATGTTCAGTAGATGCCAAGGAAACAAGGATTGGAATGGCCTGTAACCATAGTGAAGAGAAGGGTCCCAAGAGAATACGCCTGGAAGGGGAGGCTTCAACATGA
- the LOC112758575 gene encoding protein LATE ELONGATED HYPOCOTYL isoform X2, which translates to MDAYSSGEEVVVKTRKPYTITKQRERWTEEEHNRFLEALKLYGRAWQRIEEHIGTKTAVQIRSHAQKFFSKLEKEALVKGVPLGQAIDIDIPPPRPKRKPSNPYPRKTNVGTPTSHSGAKYGKLLISVASSHCKQTLDLEKEPLPEHNEDERPTYANENKSEGCSKVFTVLEEAPSSSPSSADKNLIPMSVPMQNSCALREYIPLVKDVIAEDEGNKSFVTVELENQKLGIDDGKCTQTNGICKASKMDIYCASKAKMVHTEKADGIQGSQNYPRHVTVHVIDGNHGTATQNPSHDTLFRDSVIPQGGVNGQPNLFTNPAASNTSGSQNDTARSSIHQTFPPCPPFMQHNQEDYQSFLHMSSTFSSLIVSTLMQNPAAHAAASFAAMIWPCASAETPANSHSCSQGSFPSSHIGSPPSVAAIAAATVAAATAWWAAHGLLPLCAPLHTAFACPPSSATAAPLINTGEASPKTEQGNVAPENPLQDQTADPEYSEALHAQDSSSKSPAVSSSEYEEIGDAQLNASTKATTDHGKNQEVSEHLDPDKVNGSKQVDRSSCGSNSASSSEETDALEKEEKEKEESKTHDANHVDTEPINRRCRSISYLTDSWKEVSEEGRLAFQALFSREVLPQSFSPPHDLINKDHQMGNIKHDKQQVECKDEEDLDSKKCSSQCEGVQKNLQFEENKKDEEGLLAIGLQQGKLKTRRTGFKPYKRCSVDAKETRIGMACNHSEEKGPKRIRLEGEAST; encoded by the exons ACAAGAAAACCATATACAATTACGAAGCAAAGAGAACGATGGACAGAGGAGGAGCATAATCGGTTCCTAGAAGCCCTAAAGCTATATGGGCGAGCATGGCAGCGGATAGAAG AGCATATAGGAACAAAGACTGCTGTGCAAATCAGGAGCCATGCACAGAAATTCTTTTCAAAG TTGGAGAAAGAGGCCCTTGTAAAGGGTGTTCCGTTAGGACAGGCTATTGATATAGACATCCCACCACCAAGGCCCAAAAGAAAACCAAGCAATCCTTATCCCCGTAAGACCAATGTTGGCACCCCAACCTCACATAGTGGAGCAAAATATGGAAAGCTTCTCATTTCAGTTGCATCTTCACATTGTAAACAAACTCTGGACTTGGAGAAAGAACCTCTACCAgag CATAATGAAGATGAAAGGCCAACTTATGCAAACGAGAATAAGAGTGAAGGCTGCTCAAAAGTGTTTACTGTTCTTGAGGAGGCACCCAGTTCGTCCCCATCTTCAGCAGACAAGAATTTAATACCAATGTCAGTGCCAATGCAAAATTCATGTGCCTTGAGGGAGTATATACCTTTAGTGAAAGATGTAATAGCTGAAGATGAAGGAAATAAATCTTTTGTTACTGTTGAACTTGAAAATCAGAAGTTGGGGATAGATGATGGTAAGTGCACGCAAACCAATGGCATTTGTAAAGCCTCTAAGATGGACATTTATTGTGCTTCTAAAGCCAAAATGGTTCATACTGAGAAAGCAGATGGAATTCAAGGCAGTCAGAATTACCCAAGGCATGTCACTGTGCACGTCATTGATGGGAATCATGGAACTGCTACACAAAATCCATCCCATGATACATTGTTTCGAGACTCCGTAATTCCGCAAGGAGGGGTTAATGGGCAACCCAATCTTTTTACCAATCCAGCTGCATCAAACACAAGTGGAAGTCAAAATGACACAGCACGATCCTCTATTCATCAAACATTTCCCCCATGTCCTCCTTTCATGCAGCATAATCAGGAAGATTACCAATCATTTCTTCACATGTCATCCACATTTTCAAGTCTTATTGTTTCCACATTGATGCAAAACCCTGCCGCCCATGCTGCAGCAAGTTTTGCTGCAATGATTTGGCCCTGTGCAAGTGCAGAAACACCAGCAAATTCTCATTCGTGCTCTCAAGGAAGCTTTCCATCTAGCCATATTGGCTCTCCTCCAAGTGTGGCAGCTATAGCAGCTGCGACTGTAGCTGCTGCAACTGCGTGGTGGGCTGCCCATGGGCTGCTTCCTTTGTGTGCCCCACTTCATACTGCTTTTGCCTGTCCACCTTCATCAGCAACTGCAGCTCCCTTGATCAATACTGGCGAGGCATCACCCAAGACAGAGCAAGGAAAcgttgctccagaaaatcctctGCAAGATCAGACAGCTGATCCAGAATATTcagaagctcttcatgctcaaGATTCATCTTCTAAGTCACCAGCTGTTTCTTCATCCGAATATGAAGAGATTGGAGATGCCCAATTAAACGCTTCAACCAAGGCTACTACTGATCATGGGAAGAACCAAGAAGTTTCTGAACACCTTGACCCTGACAAAGTGAATGGCAGCAAACAAGTTGACCGCTCCTCATGTGGTTCCAACTCAGCCTCTAGCAGTGAAGAAACAGATGCACTagagaaggaagaaaaagaaaaggaagagtccAAAACACATGATGCAAACCATGTAGATACTGAGCCAATTAATCGTCGTTGTAGAAGCATTAGCTACCTTACGGATTCTTGGAAGGAGGTCTCCGAAGAG GGACGGCTGGCCTTCCAGGCTCTATTCTCCAGAGAAGTGTTACCCCAAAGTTTTTCACCTCCGCATGATTTGATAAACAAGGATCATCAGATGGGCAATATCAAACATGACAAGCAGCAGGTTGAGTGCAAAGATGAAGAGGATCTTGACAGTAAGAAATGCAGTTCTCAGTGTGAAGGGGTGCAAAAAAACCTGCAAtttgaagaaaataagaaagacgAGGAGGGACTGCTGGCCATAGGTCTTCAACAAGGTAAGCTCAAGACTCGTCGAACAGGGTTTAAACCTTACAAAAGATGTTCAGTAGATGCCAAGGAAACAAGGATTGGAATGGCCTGTAACCATAGTGAAGAGAAGGGTCCCAAGAGAATACGCCTGGAAGGGGAGGCTTCAACATGA
- the LOC112758575 gene encoding protein LATE ELONGATED HYPOCOTYL isoform X3 — protein MAADRRAYRNKDCCANQEPCTEILFKGQWLEKEALVKGVPLGQAIDIDIPPPRPKRKPSNPYPRKTNVGTPTSHSGAKYGKLLISVASSHCKQTLDLEKEPLPEKHNEDERPTYANENKSEGCSKVFTVLEEAPSSSPSSADKNLIPMSVPMQNSCALREYIPLVKDVIAEDEGNKSFVTVELENQKLGIDDGKCTQTNGICKASKMDIYCASKAKMVHTEKADGIQGSQNYPRHVTVHVIDGNHGTATQNPSHDTLFRDSVIPQGGVNGQPNLFTNPAASNTSGSQNDTARSSIHQTFPPCPPFMQHNQEDYQSFLHMSSTFSSLIVSTLMQNPAAHAAASFAAMIWPCASAETPANSHSCSQGSFPSSHIGSPPSVAAIAAATVAAATAWWAAHGLLPLCAPLHTAFACPPSSATAAPLINTGEASPKTEQGNVAPENPLQDQTADPEYSEALHAQDSSSKSPAVSSSEYEEIGDAQLNASTKATTDHGKNQEVSEHLDPDKVNGSKQVDRSSCGSNSASSSEETDALEKEEKEKEESKTHDANHVDTEPINRRCRSISYLTDSWKEVSEEGRLAFQALFSREVLPQSFSPPHDLINKDHQMGNIKHDKQQVECKDEEDLDSKKCSSQCEGVQKNLQFEENKKDEEGLLAIGLQQGKLKTRRTGFKPYKRCSVDAKETRIGMACNHSEEKGPKRIRLEGEAST, from the exons ATGGCAGCGGATAGAAG AGCATATAGGAACAAAGACTGCTGTGCAAATCAGGAGCCATGCACAGAAATTCTTTTCAAAGGTCAATGG TTGGAGAAAGAGGCCCTTGTAAAGGGTGTTCCGTTAGGACAGGCTATTGATATAGACATCCCACCACCAAGGCCCAAAAGAAAACCAAGCAATCCTTATCCCCGTAAGACCAATGTTGGCACCCCAACCTCACATAGTGGAGCAAAATATGGAAAGCTTCTCATTTCAGTTGCATCTTCACATTGTAAACAAACTCTGGACTTGGAGAAAGAACCTCTACCAgag AAGCATAATGAAGATGAAAGGCCAACTTATGCAAACGAGAATAAGAGTGAAGGCTGCTCAAAAGTGTTTACTGTTCTTGAGGAGGCACCCAGTTCGTCCCCATCTTCAGCAGACAAGAATTTAATACCAATGTCAGTGCCAATGCAAAATTCATGTGCCTTGAGGGAGTATATACCTTTAGTGAAAGATGTAATAGCTGAAGATGAAGGAAATAAATCTTTTGTTACTGTTGAACTTGAAAATCAGAAGTTGGGGATAGATGATGGTAAGTGCACGCAAACCAATGGCATTTGTAAAGCCTCTAAGATGGACATTTATTGTGCTTCTAAAGCCAAAATGGTTCATACTGAGAAAGCAGATGGAATTCAAGGCAGTCAGAATTACCCAAGGCATGTCACTGTGCACGTCATTGATGGGAATCATGGAACTGCTACACAAAATCCATCCCATGATACATTGTTTCGAGACTCCGTAATTCCGCAAGGAGGGGTTAATGGGCAACCCAATCTTTTTACCAATCCAGCTGCATCAAACACAAGTGGAAGTCAAAATGACACAGCACGATCCTCTATTCATCAAACATTTCCCCCATGTCCTCCTTTCATGCAGCATAATCAGGAAGATTACCAATCATTTCTTCACATGTCATCCACATTTTCAAGTCTTATTGTTTCCACATTGATGCAAAACCCTGCCGCCCATGCTGCAGCAAGTTTTGCTGCAATGATTTGGCCCTGTGCAAGTGCAGAAACACCAGCAAATTCTCATTCGTGCTCTCAAGGAAGCTTTCCATCTAGCCATATTGGCTCTCCTCCAAGTGTGGCAGCTATAGCAGCTGCGACTGTAGCTGCTGCAACTGCGTGGTGGGCTGCCCATGGGCTGCTTCCTTTGTGTGCCCCACTTCATACTGCTTTTGCCTGTCCACCTTCATCAGCAACTGCAGCTCCCTTGATCAATACTGGCGAGGCATCACCCAAGACAGAGCAAGGAAAcgttgctccagaaaatcctctGCAAGATCAGACAGCTGATCCAGAATATTcagaagctcttcatgctcaaGATTCATCTTCTAAGTCACCAGCTGTTTCTTCATCCGAATATGAAGAGATTGGAGATGCCCAATTAAACGCTTCAACCAAGGCTACTACTGATCATGGGAAGAACCAAGAAGTTTCTGAACACCTTGACCCTGACAAAGTGAATGGCAGCAAACAAGTTGACCGCTCCTCATGTGGTTCCAACTCAGCCTCTAGCAGTGAAGAAACAGATGCACTagagaaggaagaaaaagaaaaggaagagtccAAAACACATGATGCAAACCATGTAGATACTGAGCCAATTAATCGTCGTTGTAGAAGCATTAGCTACCTTACGGATTCTTGGAAGGAGGTCTCCGAAGAG GGACGGCTGGCCTTCCAGGCTCTATTCTCCAGAGAAGTGTTACCCCAAAGTTTTTCACCTCCGCATGATTTGATAAACAAGGATCATCAGATGGGCAATATCAAACATGACAAGCAGCAGGTTGAGTGCAAAGATGAAGAGGATCTTGACAGTAAGAAATGCAGTTCTCAGTGTGAAGGGGTGCAAAAAAACCTGCAAtttgaagaaaataagaaagacgAGGAGGGACTGCTGGCCATAGGTCTTCAACAAGGTAAGCTCAAGACTCGTCGAACAGGGTTTAAACCTTACAAAAGATGTTCAGTAGATGCCAAGGAAACAAGGATTGGAATGGCCTGTAACCATAGTGAAGAGAAGGGTCCCAAGAGAATACGCCTGGAAGGGGAGGCTTCAACATGA
- the LOC112758575 gene encoding protein LATE ELONGATED HYPOCOTYL isoform X4 codes for MAADRRAYRNKDCCANQEPCTEILFKGQWLEKEALVKGVPLGQAIDIDIPPPRPKRKPSNPYPRKTNVGTPTSHSGAKYGKLLISVASSHCKQTLDLEKEPLPEHNEDERPTYANENKSEGCSKVFTVLEEAPSSSPSSADKNLIPMSVPMQNSCALREYIPLVKDVIAEDEGNKSFVTVELENQKLGIDDGKCTQTNGICKASKMDIYCASKAKMVHTEKADGIQGSQNYPRHVTVHVIDGNHGTATQNPSHDTLFRDSVIPQGGVNGQPNLFTNPAASNTSGSQNDTARSSIHQTFPPCPPFMQHNQEDYQSFLHMSSTFSSLIVSTLMQNPAAHAAASFAAMIWPCASAETPANSHSCSQGSFPSSHIGSPPSVAAIAAATVAAATAWWAAHGLLPLCAPLHTAFACPPSSATAAPLINTGEASPKTEQGNVAPENPLQDQTADPEYSEALHAQDSSSKSPAVSSSEYEEIGDAQLNASTKATTDHGKNQEVSEHLDPDKVNGSKQVDRSSCGSNSASSSEETDALEKEEKEKEESKTHDANHVDTEPINRRCRSISYLTDSWKEVSEEGRLAFQALFSREVLPQSFSPPHDLINKDHQMGNIKHDKQQVECKDEEDLDSKKCSSQCEGVQKNLQFEENKKDEEGLLAIGLQQGKLKTRRTGFKPYKRCSVDAKETRIGMACNHSEEKGPKRIRLEGEAST; via the exons ATGGCAGCGGATAGAAG AGCATATAGGAACAAAGACTGCTGTGCAAATCAGGAGCCATGCACAGAAATTCTTTTCAAAGGTCAATGG TTGGAGAAAGAGGCCCTTGTAAAGGGTGTTCCGTTAGGACAGGCTATTGATATAGACATCCCACCACCAAGGCCCAAAAGAAAACCAAGCAATCCTTATCCCCGTAAGACCAATGTTGGCACCCCAACCTCACATAGTGGAGCAAAATATGGAAAGCTTCTCATTTCAGTTGCATCTTCACATTGTAAACAAACTCTGGACTTGGAGAAAGAACCTCTACCAgag CATAATGAAGATGAAAGGCCAACTTATGCAAACGAGAATAAGAGTGAAGGCTGCTCAAAAGTGTTTACTGTTCTTGAGGAGGCACCCAGTTCGTCCCCATCTTCAGCAGACAAGAATTTAATACCAATGTCAGTGCCAATGCAAAATTCATGTGCCTTGAGGGAGTATATACCTTTAGTGAAAGATGTAATAGCTGAAGATGAAGGAAATAAATCTTTTGTTACTGTTGAACTTGAAAATCAGAAGTTGGGGATAGATGATGGTAAGTGCACGCAAACCAATGGCATTTGTAAAGCCTCTAAGATGGACATTTATTGTGCTTCTAAAGCCAAAATGGTTCATACTGAGAAAGCAGATGGAATTCAAGGCAGTCAGAATTACCCAAGGCATGTCACTGTGCACGTCATTGATGGGAATCATGGAACTGCTACACAAAATCCATCCCATGATACATTGTTTCGAGACTCCGTAATTCCGCAAGGAGGGGTTAATGGGCAACCCAATCTTTTTACCAATCCAGCTGCATCAAACACAAGTGGAAGTCAAAATGACACAGCACGATCCTCTATTCATCAAACATTTCCCCCATGTCCTCCTTTCATGCAGCATAATCAGGAAGATTACCAATCATTTCTTCACATGTCATCCACATTTTCAAGTCTTATTGTTTCCACATTGATGCAAAACCCTGCCGCCCATGCTGCAGCAAGTTTTGCTGCAATGATTTGGCCCTGTGCAAGTGCAGAAACACCAGCAAATTCTCATTCGTGCTCTCAAGGAAGCTTTCCATCTAGCCATATTGGCTCTCCTCCAAGTGTGGCAGCTATAGCAGCTGCGACTGTAGCTGCTGCAACTGCGTGGTGGGCTGCCCATGGGCTGCTTCCTTTGTGTGCCCCACTTCATACTGCTTTTGCCTGTCCACCTTCATCAGCAACTGCAGCTCCCTTGATCAATACTGGCGAGGCATCACCCAAGACAGAGCAAGGAAAcgttgctccagaaaatcctctGCAAGATCAGACAGCTGATCCAGAATATTcagaagctcttcatgctcaaGATTCATCTTCTAAGTCACCAGCTGTTTCTTCATCCGAATATGAAGAGATTGGAGATGCCCAATTAAACGCTTCAACCAAGGCTACTACTGATCATGGGAAGAACCAAGAAGTTTCTGAACACCTTGACCCTGACAAAGTGAATGGCAGCAAACAAGTTGACCGCTCCTCATGTGGTTCCAACTCAGCCTCTAGCAGTGAAGAAACAGATGCACTagagaaggaagaaaaagaaaaggaagagtccAAAACACATGATGCAAACCATGTAGATACTGAGCCAATTAATCGTCGTTGTAGAAGCATTAGCTACCTTACGGATTCTTGGAAGGAGGTCTCCGAAGAG GGACGGCTGGCCTTCCAGGCTCTATTCTCCAGAGAAGTGTTACCCCAAAGTTTTTCACCTCCGCATGATTTGATAAACAAGGATCATCAGATGGGCAATATCAAACATGACAAGCAGCAGGTTGAGTGCAAAGATGAAGAGGATCTTGACAGTAAGAAATGCAGTTCTCAGTGTGAAGGGGTGCAAAAAAACCTGCAAtttgaagaaaataagaaagacgAGGAGGGACTGCTGGCCATAGGTCTTCAACAAGGTAAGCTCAAGACTCGTCGAACAGGGTTTAAACCTTACAAAAGATGTTCAGTAGATGCCAAGGAAACAAGGATTGGAATGGCCTGTAACCATAGTGAAGAGAAGGGTCCCAAGAGAATACGCCTGGAAGGGGAGGCTTCAACATGA